From the Misgurnus anguillicaudatus chromosome 17, ASM2758022v2, whole genome shotgun sequence genome, one window contains:
- the carf gene encoding calcium-responsive transcription factor isoform X3: MLREAGDYDRTDRTVIWCPTSPSRRGSDVTTSWSGVFVEKTKPQAIITSKNNNDDTDSSAADTAQSVIGTKIQSKDSPDVFVPPLKPLPAGAPNWALRLRECEKIGDSYRGYCNTEAEMEAILQLHKQQTHTVFGTRQSPSPAKPATRLMWKSQYVPYDGIPFVNAGSRAIVMECQFGPRRKGAQPKKGPEQETNQYKATCPARIYIKKVRKFPEYKVPTDPKVDRKVVRQEQEKAFFNLRKSLWDAGGVVRYYIQLPTEKAHLYHNMDSANLPPLPEQIYFEEEHQIEAEDTEVVGIDAMQDVQLEDGTFVPSRLHPLVAEKICNLVAQGHNQVYSVRKQLRRFVEREMFKPDEVPERHNLCYFPTVNDIKNHIHEAQKALHLTPETTSDTEWKADADNLIPDTVTLTLTPATVEVSSQKGALLEGIDTHSPEAVQLFSSLTSLQPKFFTQLQPALSPAEATAKQPPATLEPLDPSSPLLLSPSQFLQSSPSPGESTALCDAPAVLNTNQLVNVTSVTNTGTDGDITQMLLKDGKTIAVQIVDVASIDDIQMKVDIEKSLDVSAGS; this comes from the exons GTGATTATGACAGGACAGACCGGACAGTTATATGGTGTCCAACCTCTCCCTCAAGGAGGGGCTCAGATGTTACTACCTCATGGTCAG GTGTGTTTGTGGAGAAAACAAAACCCCAGGCAATTATTacttccaaaaataacaatgatGACACTGATAGTTCAGCTGCAGACACAGCTCAAAGTGTCATCGGTACTAAGATTCAAAGTAAAGA TTCTCCTGATGTGTTTGTGCCCCCACTAAAGCCACTACCAGCAGGGGCACCGAACTGGGCCCTGAGACTGCGCGAGTGTGAG AAAATCGGAGACTCGTACCGCGGTTACTGTAATACAGAGGCAGAGATGGAGGCAATTCTACAGCTGCACAAGCAGCAAACTCACACCGTGTTTGGTACCCGTCAGTCACCCTCACCTGCAAAACCTGCCACTCGACTCATGTGGAAGTCACAGTATGTGCCCTATGATGGCATTCCTTTTGTTAATGCAG gCAGCAGAGCCATTGTGATGGAATGTCAGTTTGGTCCGCGGAGAAAAGGTGCGCAGCCTAAAAAAGGACCTGAGCAGGAAACCAATCAATACAAAGCAACCTGCCCTGCAAG GATATATATTAAGAAAGTACGAAAATTCCCCGAGTACAAGGTTCCGACAGATCCCAAAGTGGACAGGAAAGTTGTAAGGCAGGAACAGGAGAAAGCCTTTTTCAACCTCAGAAAGAGCTTATGGGATGCTGGAGGGGTAGTGAG ATATTACATCCAGCTCCCTACAGAGAAAGCTCATCTCTACCATAATATGGACTCGGCAAACCTGCCCCCACTTCCAGAACAGATCTACTTTGAGGAGGAACATCAGATAGAAGCAGAAGACACAGAGGTGGTGGGAATCGATGCCATGCAGGACGTCCAGTTAGAGGATGGGACATTTGTCCCCTCTCGACTGCACCCACTGGTGGCAGAGAAGATCTGTAATCTGGTGGCACAAGGGCATAACCAGGTGTACTCTGTCCGCAAGCAGCTCAG GAGGTTTGTGGAGCGCGAGATGTTTAAGCCAGATGAGGTGCCTGAGAGACACAACCTGTGTTATTTTCCTACTGTCAATGACATCAAGAACCACATCCACGAGGCTCAGAAAGCTCTTCATCTGACACCAGAGACTACCTCAGATACAGAG TGGAAAGCAGATGCTGATAACCTGATACCAGACACCGTGACCTTGACATTGACTCCCGCTACTGTGGAGG TATCTTCTCAGAAGGGGGCGCTCTTGGAAGGGATTGACACACATTCTCCAGAGGCTGTGCAGCTCTTTAGCTCTCTGACCTCACTGCAGCCCAAGTTCTTCACGCAA CTACAACCTGCCCTTAGTCCAGCAGAAGCTACTGCTAAACAACCACCAGCAACACTAGAACCTCTCGATCCAAGCAGTCCTCTCCTGTTGAGTCCATCCCAGTTCCTCCAGTCAAGTCCATCTCCCGGAGAAAGCACAGCTCTGTGTGACGCTCCAGCTGTGCTCAACACGAATCAGCTGGTGAATGTGACCTCAGTAACTAATACGGGAACAGACGGTGACATCACACAGATGCTGCTGAAGGATGGAAAGACTATTGCAGTCCAGATAGTGGATGTAGCCAGTATAG ACGACATACAGATGAAGGTGGATATTGAGAAGTCTTTGGATGTCTCAGCAGGGTCATGA